In one window of Gudongella oleilytica DNA:
- a CDS encoding YodL domain-containing protein gives MNGISIKKDRILFYGNTAGYVDGGKAVVDPIFHCEELKDYLTVKKGLTVQWTDGVYDRLANSKPDMDGNAPILKACRIHQLKPEVDVMMKFIGYDELLERFGEPNPENYRVVYDGQLETNDLDAIYEKFNLNHPPDYQGHSLSMSDIIELYDDSGSTFYYVDRFGFKEIDFQAPALKQSSTQDMSL, from the coding sequence ATGAACGGCATCAGCATCAAAAAAGACCGCATCCTCTTTTACGGCAATACCGCAGGGTATGTGGATGGCGGCAAGGCGGTGGTCGATCCTATATTTCATTGTGAGGAATTAAAGGATTATCTTACAGTGAAGAAAGGGCTTACCGTGCAATGGACAGACGGCGTGTACGACCGGCTGGCAAACAGCAAGCCTGATATGGACGGCAACGCGCCGATTCTGAAAGCCTGCCGCATCCACCAGCTCAAGCCGGAAGTGGATGTCATGATGAAATTCATCGGCTATGATGAGCTGCTGGAGCGGTTTGGCGAGCCGAATCCGGAAAACTACCGCGTGGTGTATGACGGACAGCTGGAAACCAACGATCTTGATGCCATCTATGAGAAATTCAACTTAAACCACCCGCCCGATTACCAAGGACACTCCCTGTCCATGTCGGACATTATTGAGCTTTATGACGACAGCGGCAGCACCTTTTACTATGTAGACCGCTTTGGCTTCAAGGAGATTGATTTTCAAGCACCGGCACTGAAGCAGTCAAGTACACAAGACATGAGCCTATAA
- a CDS encoding DUF6133 family protein: protein MTKAILRSQCGENFVDTAIKILMAVVIGGLVLAGLYTLFGETVLPTLKERIQEMFNYAG from the coding sequence ATGACAAAGGCTATCCTGAGATCACAGTGCGGTGAAAATTTTGTGGATACGGCAATCAAAATTTTAATGGCTGTGGTCATCGGCGGACTCGTGCTGGCCGGACTCTATACCCTGTTTGGCGAAACGGTATTGCCGACCTTAAAGGAGCGCATCCAGGAGATGTTCAATTATGCAGGCTAA
- a CDS encoding S-layer homology domain-containing protein: MKQKSKKIWLMVLVLSFLLCGSVYAGTLLFPDIAGHWAEQTIIRLVEKGVIKGYPDGTIRPDDTITRGEFAALLVRNLELDTTEAEKEPPTFDDIDGHWSEKKIEALVDRGILDPADYDGSLKPDEPITRIEIIKMLVRAIGKGEAAKQFSGNTGFKDDEAINNFDKGYVSIAKEDDLISGYPDGNIRQDGGTTRGEAFELIDNLNEAKDKPDKEKPPADITDSTGNNTGGNSSGSSGGGSASHPKAQVVFDLPAAAHTDTSITIAPDLKYAKTLTWSLAKETATGELQPIDLGKAVDGSLGKEGGTIVFKESGSYTLTATAVNYGGRETSCSKSITVYPVINAGFELPEYTHTDRTVTIKATASGLGSLDIVWSVVKDGEAAAWDTVIDGSLGSDGGTIAFKEKGSYDIAATITDATGRIFAHCEAVAVYPVAGVAFELPETAHTDTTIDLVTTLTEMDGLTAGWSLTRNGEAVSIREYVEGELSNSGGTVRFKEKGVYALTARVTDKTGRVFETTATTTVYPVGSVGFYLPEITHTDIFVAVEANFQNIDTAMAVWTLTKDGKPVALSEAIQGELTNDGGSIRFISKGEYVLKASFTDGAGRTYSYTSAVTVYPVPSFSFSLPATAHTDTAIPVTTTAEEMDALTVEWMVDNTYGFQDWSTYVDGKLNNNGGTIRFKHAGVYELVARVADATGRVFLFEYGNKTEVYPVLDIRFELPEATYTDRTIDLRTTGNIGVLPIEWSVTKEGKAVKLAEYVEGSLNAQGGKIRFTEEGEYVLTASMTDALGRTFSYSSAVSVHPIPEIQLTLPQVSYAGEPVSVAISGNHLDNLNTAWSISANGGDAAPYTDYASGSLSGEGGTITFVEKGSYTLTVTMTDALGRTFSDSSAITIYPIPEMLITLPPLSYGGETIPVAVSGRDLDDLNITWSISVNGGAAVPYTDYASGTLSNSGGEISISTDKTIAVKIIAAATDKNNRSFTFTSDTVAVKPIAQCSFTLPSSVHAGTAFQVSMRNVSGLEGKSIVWSLSKDGNAASFTGSLTNSGGSIVINTTGTYTLTASVTDDAGRVFTHSGSIAVANAAPNAPTASATVTRTVKDHKFLVNFTVSASDPDGDAVTYEYTGHSADGYYAVGSHTVKVRAKDAYGAYSDWTDINFTVANSAPSTPIITRTPNGNSVPPNTPVNITASSTDPDGDAITYVWEGRPAQTSTYPLGKNTVRVKAVDAAGAESPWTAIVFFVADSTNGGGMTLTGPESVILENGIEGATITEYTFTVPPVSGHSGSDYGRVRGYNVLTGVWDQLDYQTTTNGITFSRTLAPGIYSKLEFYYYTNHNCMYNKSNITYSVKYYFE; this comes from the coding sequence TTGAAACAGAAAAGCAAAAAAATTTGGCTCATGGTCCTTGTCCTGTCCTTCCTGCTTTGCGGCAGCGTCTATGCTGGAACGCTACTTTTTCCCGACATCGCAGGGCATTGGGCGGAACAGACCATCATCAGACTCGTGGAAAAGGGTGTGATTAAGGGCTACCCTGACGGAACGATCAGGCCGGACGACACCATTACAAGAGGCGAGTTCGCCGCCCTGCTGGTCAGGAATCTGGAGCTTGATACAACAGAGGCAGAGAAAGAGCCGCCCACCTTTGACGATATTGACGGTCACTGGTCGGAGAAAAAAATCGAGGCCCTCGTAGACAGGGGCATCCTTGATCCGGCAGATTATGACGGCAGCCTGAAGCCCGATGAACCGATTACCCGCATTGAAATCATCAAGATGTTAGTGCGTGCAATCGGCAAAGGCGAGGCTGCAAAGCAGTTCAGTGGAAATACCGGTTTTAAGGACGATGAGGCAATCAACAACTTCGACAAGGGATATGTCAGTATTGCCAAGGAGGACGATTTAATCAGCGGCTATCCTGACGGAAACATTCGTCAGGACGGTGGAACCACCAGAGGCGAAGCCTTTGAACTGATTGATAATCTGAACGAAGCAAAGGACAAACCGGATAAGGAGAAACCACCCGCCGACATCACCGACAGTACGGGTAACAACACGGGCGGGAATTCAAGCGGCAGTTCAGGCGGCGGCTCTGCCAGCCACCCAAAGGCACAGGTGGTTTTTGATCTTCCCGCTGCTGCGCATACCGATACGAGTATCACCATAGCGCCTGACCTGAAATACGCCAAGACACTTACATGGTCGCTTGCCAAAGAAACCGCAACCGGTGAGCTGCAACCCATTGACCTTGGAAAAGCGGTAGACGGCTCCCTGGGCAAAGAGGGCGGCACAATTGTATTTAAAGAAAGCGGCAGCTACACCTTGACCGCCACCGCTGTAAACTACGGCGGCAGAGAAACCTCCTGTTCAAAAAGCATCACGGTCTATCCGGTGATAAACGCAGGCTTTGAGCTGCCGGAGTACACCCATACGGACAGGACAGTCACCATTAAAGCAACCGCTTCCGGGCTTGGAAGCCTTGACATTGTATGGTCGGTAGTCAAAGACGGCGAGGCTGCAGCATGGGATACCGTCATTGACGGCAGCCTCGGAAGCGATGGCGGTACGATTGCCTTCAAGGAAAAGGGCAGCTATGACATCGCCGCCACTATCACCGATGCCACAGGCAGAATCTTCGCTCACTGCGAGGCTGTCGCCGTTTACCCAGTAGCGGGCGTGGCGTTTGAGCTTCCCGAAACAGCGCATACCGATACGACCATCGATCTTGTCACTACCTTGACGGAAATGGACGGGCTGACTGCCGGTTGGAGCCTGACCCGTAATGGTGAAGCAGTTTCCATCCGTGAATATGTGGAGGGTGAACTGTCAAACAGCGGCGGCACAGTCCGTTTTAAGGAAAAAGGTGTGTACGCCTTGACCGCCAGGGTTACCGACAAAACAGGCAGAGTCTTTGAAACCACGGCAACAACCACGGTTTACCCTGTAGGATCAGTTGGTTTCTATCTGCCGGAAATCACCCATACGGATATCTTTGTTGCCGTTGAAGCCAACTTTCAAAATATTGACACGGCTATGGCAGTGTGGACCCTGACCAAGGACGGAAAGCCGGTTGCACTAAGTGAGGCGATCCAAGGCGAGCTGACCAATGATGGCGGTTCCATCCGCTTTATTTCCAAAGGTGAATATGTACTGAAAGCATCCTTTACGGATGGAGCAGGCAGAACCTACAGCTATACCTCGGCGGTGACGGTCTATCCCGTCCCAAGTTTTTCATTCAGCCTGCCTGCCACGGCGCATACCGATACCGCCATCCCTGTCACAACAACCGCAGAGGAAATGGATGCTTTAACCGTTGAGTGGATGGTAGACAATACCTATGGTTTTCAGGATTGGTCGACTTATGTAGATGGCAAGCTGAATAACAACGGCGGCACCATTCGCTTTAAACACGCCGGAGTTTACGAGCTGGTGGCGAGGGTGGCCGATGCCACAGGCCGGGTGTTCCTCTTTGAGTATGGAAATAAGACTGAGGTGTATCCTGTGCTTGACATCCGGTTCGAGCTGCCGGAGGCAACCTACACGGACAGAACCATCGACCTTAGAACAACAGGAAACATCGGCGTCCTGCCTATTGAATGGAGCGTTACCAAAGAGGGCAAAGCGGTAAAGCTGGCGGAATATGTGGAAGGTTCGCTCAACGCCCAGGGAGGAAAAATTCGTTTTACTGAGGAAGGCGAATATGTGCTGACTGCCTCCATGACCGATGCCCTCGGCAGAACTTTTTCATACAGCAGCGCCGTCAGCGTGCACCCGATTCCGGAAATACAGCTTACACTGCCGCAGGTTTCCTATGCGGGTGAACCTGTCTCCGTCGCTATCAGCGGAAACCATCTTGACAACCTTAATACCGCTTGGAGTATTTCAGCAAATGGCGGTGATGCCGCACCCTATACCGACTATGCCAGCGGCAGTCTTTCCGGTGAGGGCGGTACCATCACCTTTGTGGAAAAAGGGAGCTATACGCTGACTGTTACCATGACAGACGCTCTTGGCAGAACTTTTTCTGACAGCAGCGCCATTACCATATACCCGATACCGGAAATGCTGATTACCCTGCCGCCGCTTTCTTACGGTGGGGAAACCATTCCTGTCGCAGTCAGCGGAAGAGATCTTGATGATCTTAATATCACTTGGAGCATTTCGGTAAACGGCGGCGCTGCCGTGCCCTATACCGATTATGCCAGCGGCACATTGTCAAACAGCGGCGGCGAGATAAGCATCAGTACGGACAAGACCATTGCCGTAAAGATTATTGCGGCCGCAACGGATAAGAACAACCGCAGCTTTACTTTTACGTCTGATACAGTTGCCGTAAAGCCGATAGCACAGTGTTCCTTTACGCTCCCATCATCCGTTCATGCAGGTACGGCCTTTCAGGTGTCCATGCGAAATGTGTCTGGCTTGGAGGGTAAGAGCATTGTTTGGTCGCTTTCCAAGGATGGCAATGCCGCAAGCTTTACAGGAAGCCTCACAAACAGTGGCGGCAGCATTGTCATAAATACTACAGGAACCTATACCTTGACTGCCAGCGTCACCGATGATGCAGGCAGGGTGTTCACCCATTCTGGGAGCATAGCAGTCGCCAATGCCGCACCCAACGCGCCGACCGCCAGTGCAACGGTGACAAGGACCGTTAAGGATCATAAATTCCTTGTGAACTTTACAGTTTCCGCCAGCGATCCCGATGGAGATGCAGTCACCTATGAATATACAGGTCACAGTGCGGACGGTTACTATGCTGTCGGCTCCCACACCGTAAAGGTCAGAGCAAAGGATGCTTACGGTGCGTATTCCGATTGGACGGATATCAACTTTACCGTTGCCAATTCAGCGCCAAGTACCCCGATTATCACCAGAACGCCAAACGGCAACAGTGTTCCTCCAAACACGCCCGTCAACATCACGGCATCGTCCACCGACCCGGATGGAGACGCCATCACCTACGTGTGGGAGGGCAGACCGGCTCAAACATCCACATATCCGTTAGGCAAAAATACTGTCCGTGTGAAAGCGGTGGACGCCGCCGGGGCAGAATCCCCCTGGACGGCCATCGTATTCTTTGTGGCCGATTCCACCAATGGCGGCGGTATGACCCTGACTGGTCCCGAATCCGTTATTCTGGAAAATGGCATTGAAGGAGCAACCATCACTGAGTACACCTTCACGGTTCCTCCAGTCAGCGGCCACAGCGGAAGCGACTATGGCCGGGTGCGGGGATATAACGTACTGACTGGCGTGTGGGATCAGCTGGATTATCAGACCACAACCAATGGTATCACCTTCAGCAGAACGCTGGCTCCTGGCATCTATAGCAAATTAGAATTTTACTATTACACCAACCACAACTGCATGTACAACAAGTCAAATATCACCTATTCGGTCAAGTACTACTTCGAATAG